TTGGTGCGGCCCAGCTGCCGGGCCTCTTCGGGGTCCACGTAGGCGGTTTGGGGCTGGGCGTTGAGCTGGCGGTAATACGTCAGCCAGTCTTTCAGAAACACCTTGTAGGGCACGTTCAGCGAGGAGCTGATGCCCACTTCCACGTCGCGGGTGATGCGCGTCAGGTTCAGGATGTTCTGGATGGAAGTATAGCCGTACCGCTCGGCAATGTAGTTCCAGATGCTCTGGCCGGCCAGCTCCGGGTTGCGCACGAAAAACGGTGCCGTGCGGGTGCCCTCGTGCTCCTGAAGCATGGTGCGCATATAGTCGTCCATCTCCACGCTCCAACCCTGGGCCGCGTAGGCCGACGCCCCGCTGATAAACCAGTTGGGCAGCTGGAGCAAGTAGCTGCTCTGAATGATTTCCTTCAGGGAGCCGCCGTACATCATGTCGTTGAGCAGCACCTGGGTGATGCGGCTGCTCAGCTCCTGCTTGAAGCGCGTCTGCTGGCCCTGAAACGCCAGCTGCACCTTGGTCATGCGCAGCAGGGAAGTTTCGCCGCCGGTTTGGTACTTATCGGCTTGCAGGCCCACGTTGCTCTGCCGCAGGTCGCCCACCGAATTATAGAGCATGATGGTGGTCTTCGAGTACGGATAGTACCCAATCAGACCCGTAATGCGCTGCAACTCCTTTTCGGCGTAGTCGGCCGCGTTGCGGGCCAGAGCCTCGCCGCCGGCATAGTAGTAGATGTTGAAGTTCTGGGTGCTGAGCTGTTGCCAGGCGAAGTCCTTGTATTGGATGCGCACCCGCCCAAAAGGCTCCTGGGCAGTTTGGGCCTGGGCCGTTGCGCCAAAAAGCAGCTGGAGACCTAGTAATAAGGTTGCCAGGGTCGCCGGCCGGCCACTGCCACGCCGAAAAAGATAGGACAAGTGCTTCATATAGTAGTAGCAGAAAAACTACGAGCGGGAATCAACAGGAACAACTCCAGCCGGGGCCGGAGGCACTCGGTACAACGCCTGGTAGCGCTGGATATGTACTTCGGGCCACACTGGCTGGCCGTGCTCCAGCCAATCAGCCATGAGCTGAGCCAGCCGCGGCGCCAGCATAACGCCTTTGGAGCCAAATCCATTAAAGATATGCACGCCCGGCGCCGCTGGGTGGGTACCCAGCAACGGTTTCCGGTCGCGCACGGCGGGCCGCACTCCGGCCCGCTGGCCCGTTACGCGGAAGGGCCGGTCGGTCATGTCCTGCAGGCGCTGGCTTAGCTCCTGCCGGGCTTCCGGGGTGATACCCGTTGCAAACGGCGGCCAGCGGTAGGTGGCTCCCACCCGCAGCTGCCCGCCCCCGAGCGGCACAGCGTACGCCCCTTTGTTCAGGACGTAATCGGTACCTAACTCGTTGCACTCCACGTCGAGCACCTCGCCTTGGTTGGGGGTGAGGGGCAGCCAGTGAAAATACGGGTTGTGCGCGGCGGCAGCTCCTTCGCAGCAGACCACGTGCCGGGCGTGCACGCGGCCAGCGTAGATGAGGCCACCTTCCGGGGCCGGAACAAGCTGCTGCCAGTCAAAAGTTTCGTGCTGCAGCCACCCGTTCTGCTGACCTTCAGCGGCAAGGGCGTCGAGCACCCGCTCCACCAGCACGTAGCCGCCGCCCTGGATGCAGATGCCGCCAAATGGCTGCCGCACGCCAGGTACAGGCGGCAGAAGTGCGTCGGGCTCGGGCACGAAGTCAAGCCAGGGCCGGTCGGCGCTGCGGGCCAGCACGGTGTTTTGCTCAGCAATAGAAGAAAACAGCTTGATGATGGGCAGCTCAACCAGAAACCGTTGCCCAAACCGTTGCTCCAGGCCCCGGTAAAAAGCGTTGGCTGCCGGCAGCAGCTCGGCGGCTCGCCACGCCAGGGCAAACCGCTTGCCGGCCACCGGGTTCATCAGCCCCGCCGCTACCCGCGAAGCCGAGTCGGGCTGGGGCGCGTCCAGCACCAGTACGGCGCGGCCGCGGCCCCGCAGCTCGGCCGCCAGCGTAGCCCCGGCTATGCCGTGCCCAACAATCAGGTACTCCACGTGTGTCATGGCAAGCAAGGTACGTAGGCGGAAGCTACAAGTAGAAGGAAGCTACAAGCTGTACGCCGCAAGCTGCAAGCATGGGCTAGGCTGTGTGGACAGTTGAGTTGATATAAGACCGTCATGCTCCATCTGGCGTCCGCTTGCCGAAGCATCTCTACCGCTTCGTTGCGAATGCCTGCTTTGAGGCTAACGATTGAGTTAGCCAGCGGGAGAGATGCTTCGACTTCGCTCCGCTGCGCTCAGCATGACAGCCTTTTTGCTGTTTTTGGACAACTGTCCACTCACCCTAGTATCCAAACAGAAGCTTGCAGCTTGCGGCGTACAGCTTGTAGCTCTCAAAGCGCCGCTCTGTTCGCGGCAAGACTCGTAACTTACCCGCTGAATATTGGATGGGCTGCGCGGCGGCCCTTTTTACTTCCTACATGACCGTCTCCGGCTTCACGTTCAACGCCTTTTCCGAAAATACCTACCTGCTGCACGATGCCTCGGGCGAGTGCGTCATCGTGGACCCCGGCTGCTACGAGCCGGCCGAGCAACGGGCCCTCAAAGCGTTTATTGAGGCCCAGAACCTGCGGGTGGTGCTCCTGCTGAACACCCACTGTCACATCGACCACGTGTTCGGCAATCAGTTTATCCTCGACACCTATAAAGTACCCTTTCTGATTCACGAGTCCGACCTGGGCACGCTGCGCGCCGTGCCCGCCTACGCGCCCGGCTACGGCTTTACCCGCTACGAGCCGGCCGAGCCCACCGGCTTTCTGACGCCGGACCAGCCCGTGCGCTTCGGCCAGACGGAGTTGGAAGTGCGCTTCACGCCGGGCCACGCCCCCGGCCACGTGGTGTTCTACCACGCCGCCTCGGGCACCATTATCGGCGGCGACGTGCTGTTTCAGGGCAGCATCGGCCGCACCGACCTGCCCGGTGGCGACTACGCCACGCTGATAGCCAGCATCAAAACCCAGCTGCTCATCCTACCCGACACTACCGTGGTGTACCCCGGCCACGGCCCCGCCACCACCATCGGCCAGGAGCGCCGTACGAACCCGTTTTTGAATTAAAAATTGAGAATTAAAAAGTAGAAATGAGCACGCCGGCTGGTCCACTCATCTGCTAATTTTTAATTCATAATTTTTAATTTTTAATTCTCTCAATGAAAAACCATTTACCCAACGCCGTTACCTGTCTGAATCTATTTGCCGGGTGCCTAGCGTTGAGCAGCATTTTTGCGGGCCGGCTCGAACTGGCCTCTTACTTCGTGGCGCTGGCGGCCTTATTCGACTTTTTCGATGGCCTGCTGGCACGGGCCCTGCACGCCTCCTCCCCCATCGGCAAAGACCTCGACTCCCTGGCCGATATGGTGTCGTTCGGGGTGGTGCCGGGGGCTTTTCTGTTCGATTTGCTGATGCAGGCTGGCTCCGGGCTGCCCTCCTGGGTGCCCTACGGCGGGTTCATAGTGACTGTCTTTTCAGCCCTGCGCCTGGCTAAGTTCAACAACGACACCCGCCAAACCACCTCCTTCATTGGCCTGCCCACACCGGCTTGCACCATTCTGGTAGCCTCGCTCCCACTCATTCTCACGTACGATACCTTCGGCGTGCAACGCCTGATTCTGAACCCGTGGGTGTTGCTGGGCCTCACTGTGCTACTATCGGGGCTGCTGGTGGCCGAGCTACCGCTGTTTGCGCTGAAGTTTAAAAACCTGCGCTGGCAGGACAATCAGGTGCGGTTCGTGTTTCTGCTGCTGAGCGTGGGGCTGCTACTGGTGCTGCAAGCCGCCGCCGTACCCCTTATCATCCTGCTGTACGTGCTGCTGTCGATGCTGCGGCCGGCTCAGGTGTGAGCGTATCAGGTGTGAGTGTAAGGGCGCACAATATTTGCGGTCCAGCGTAGTTCCTAGTTTCTCCGGCACCTGACTGGGCTATCTGAACCGTAGCCAACCGGACGCTGTTAGTGCGTCACTACTTCCGAAGTCCGTATCTTACGTACGCTCTGAGATTTCGATTATGCGCTTTTTTACCCGCTGGGTTTTGCTGTGCCTGGGATGGCTGGGCTGTTGCCTGCCTGCCGCCGCTCAGTCTGCCGGTTCGCCCCGCGTGGTGCGGGCGCAGCTTGTGTGGCAAGGCGTCGAGCAAGTAGCTGTGCAGGGTCAAAAGCGGCGCGTGCCCACCTTTGCGGGGGCCTTATACCGCCCAGGCCAGCCGGTAGGCACGTTTCAGCTGCGGCTGCCGGGCCTCGTCTCGGCCGGGCAGCTTACCGAAACCGAGTACGCCGCCCTTACGCCCCTGGAAGTCCGTCAGCTGCCTGTAGAGCAGCTGCCTGCCACCCCGGCCGTGCGGCTGATGTCGGGTACCGAAAACCGCCAGCCGGTAACCTTGCTGGCCTTGGAGCCCTTCCGGCGCAACCCCCAAACCGGGCAGGCCGAGAAGCTGGTGTCGTTTGCTTTTTCCTATGAGCCAGCCCCGGCCGAAGCCCGCCGCGGCACCGGCACGCACGCCTACGCCCAGGCCTCGGTGCTGCGCCAGGGCGACTGGTTTAAGGTGGGCGTGCCCGGCAGCGGCATGTACAAGCTCGACAAAAACCTGCTGCGCACTCTGGGCCTGAACGTGCAGACCCTCGACCCCAGCCGCCTGCGCCTCTACGGCAACGCCACCGGCACCCTGCCCCAGCCCAACCGCGCCTTCCGCCCCGACGACCTCACCGAAAACGCCATCCAGTTCGTCGGCGACGCCAACGCCACCTTCGACGACAACGAATACTTCCTGTTCTACGCCCGCGGCCCCCATACCTGGGCGCGTGAGGGTACTACCAGCCGCTTCCGCCACCAGCTCAACCCCTACGCCGACACAGCCTATTACTTCCTGACGGTGGGCACCACGGCCGGCCGGCGCGTGCAGGCAGCCCCAGCCGTTACGGGGGCTGCTTCGGCCCGCATCAGCACATTTGCCGAGCGCCAGTTTTATGAGCTGGACCTGCTGAACCTGGCTAAATCGGGCCGCACGTGGGTGGGCGAGGAATTCGGCAATGGCACGCAGAAGACGGTTACGTTTTCGGTAACCGACCTGGTGCCGGGCTCTTCGGCTCAGCTTACGTCATCCGTGGTGGCTTCGTCGGTGCAGGCTACGGTGTTTCAGGCTATGCTCAACGGGCAGAATCTAGGCACCCAAACCGTACCGGGCTACAGCTGCCAGGGCGGCTTCGGCTGCTACCCCGAAATAGCCAATTCTGCGCTCAGCACGCTCAGCTGGACTGTGCCGGCCACGCCACCCGCCGAGTTGCGCCTCCAACTTACCTACACCGGCGGCTCCGACCCCGCCGCCCGCGGCTACCTCGACTACGTGGAGCTGAACACCCGGCGCCAGCTGCGCTTCAGTGGTAATTCGCTGGAGTTTCGCTCTTTGGAAAACATCAGTTCCACCGCCGTCAGCCAGTTTGAGCTATCCAATGCCACCGCCGCCACGGCCGTGTGGGACGTTACCAACCCGCGCCGCCCGGCCGCGGTGGCCCTCAGCAACGGCGCCTTCCTAGCCCGCACCGATACCGTGCGGGAGTTTGTGGCGTTTGCTCCGGCTGGTTCCGGCTTCCTGACGCCCCGGTTGTTTGGGCGCGTGGCCAACCAGAACCTGCACGCCCTCAACCTCGACGGCAAGCTGGACCTGCTTATTGTGGCGCACCCCACCTTTGCCGCCCAGGCCGAGCGGCTGGCCGCCCACCGCCGCACTCACGACGGCCTCGTGGCCCAGGTAGTCACCACCACGCAGGCGTACAACGAGTTCAGTTCGGGCGGCCAGGACGTAACCGCCATCCGGGACCTGATGCGCATGGTTTACGAGCGGGCCCCCACTAATAAGCAGCTTTACCTGCTGCTGTTCGGCGACGCTTCCTACGACTATAAATCCGACCCCGCCAACGACCCCGCCCAGCTGCCCGCGTGGTGGAAAGACCGACAGCCCGCCAACGCCGACCGGATTGCCCAGAACTACGTGCCGGTGTATGAGTCCGAGGAGTCTTTTGACCGCATCCTAAATTCCCGGCCCGGTGGGCGCGGCATCACCTATTCTTCCGACGACTATTTCGGCCTGCTCGACGAAGACGAGGGCGCCTGGCTGCCCAACACCAACAACGAGCTGCTCGACGTGGGCGTGGGCCGCCTGCCGGTGCGCACGCCCGTGGGCCAGCCCCGCAACGACGACATGGCCCGGCTGGTGGTCGATAAGCTGATTGCCTACGACAGCCCCACCAGCTACGGCAAGTGGCGCAACCGCCTCACCTTCGTCACCGACGACGGCGACGGCAACCTGTTCACCTTGTCGGGCGCTGAGCCCCTGGCTAATCCCATCGACACCCGCCAGCCGGCCTACAACGTGCACAAGGTCTACCTCGACATGTTCCCGCAGGTTGCTTTAGCCGCCGGCCAACGGTCACCGGTCGCCGAGCGGGCCATTGACGAAGCCATTGAGCAGGGCTCTTTGCTGACTACCTACATCGGTCATGGTGGCCCCAAGAGCTGGGCCGACGAGCAGATTCTGACCGAAGCCTCCGTCCGACGCCTGCAAAACC
This region of Hymenobacter sp. YIM 151500-1 genomic DNA includes:
- a CDS encoding NAD(P)/FAD-dependent oxidoreductase encodes the protein MTHVEYLIVGHGIAGATLAAELRGRGRAVLVLDAPQPDSASRVAAGLMNPVAGKRFALAWRAAELLPAANAFYRGLEQRFGQRFLVELPIIKLFSSIAEQNTVLARSADRPWLDFVPEPDALLPPVPGVRQPFGGICIQGGGYVLVERVLDALAAEGQQNGWLQHETFDWQQLVPAPEGGLIYAGRVHARHVVCCEGAAAAHNPYFHWLPLTPNQGEVLDVECNELGTDYVLNKGAYAVPLGGGQLRVGATYRWPPFATGITPEARQELSQRLQDMTDRPFRVTGQRAGVRPAVRDRKPLLGTHPAAPGVHIFNGFGSKGVMLAPRLAQLMADWLEHGQPVWPEVHIQRYQALYRVPPAPAGVVPVDSRS
- a CDS encoding MBL fold metallo-hydrolase, which encodes MTVSGFTFNAFSENTYLLHDASGECVIVDPGCYEPAEQRALKAFIEAQNLRVVLLLNTHCHIDHVFGNQFILDTYKVPFLIHESDLGTLRAVPAYAPGYGFTRYEPAEPTGFLTPDQPVRFGQTELEVRFTPGHAPGHVVFYHAASGTIIGGDVLFQGSIGRTDLPGGDYATLIASIKTQLLILPDTTVVYPGHGPATTIGQERRTNPFLN
- a CDS encoding CDP-alcohol phosphatidyltransferase family protein; this translates as MKNHLPNAVTCLNLFAGCLALSSIFAGRLELASYFVALAALFDFFDGLLARALHASSPIGKDLDSLADMVSFGVVPGAFLFDLLMQAGSGLPSWVPYGGFIVTVFSALRLAKFNNDTRQTTSFIGLPTPACTILVASLPLILTYDTFGVQRLILNPWVLLGLTVLLSGLLVAELPLFALKFKNLRWQDNQVRFVFLLLSVGLLLVLQAAAVPLIILLYVLLSMLRPAQV
- the porU gene encoding type IX secretion system sortase PorU, with the protein product MRFFTRWVLLCLGWLGCCLPAAAQSAGSPRVVRAQLVWQGVEQVAVQGQKRRVPTFAGALYRPGQPVGTFQLRLPGLVSAGQLTETEYAALTPLEVRQLPVEQLPATPAVRLMSGTENRQPVTLLALEPFRRNPQTGQAEKLVSFAFSYEPAPAEARRGTGTHAYAQASVLRQGDWFKVGVPGSGMYKLDKNLLRTLGLNVQTLDPSRLRLYGNATGTLPQPNRAFRPDDLTENAIQFVGDANATFDDNEYFLFYARGPHTWAREGTTSRFRHQLNPYADTAYYFLTVGTTAGRRVQAAPAVTGAASARISTFAERQFYELDLLNLAKSGRTWVGEEFGNGTQKTVTFSVTDLVPGSSAQLTSSVVASSVQATVFQAMLNGQNLGTQTVPGYSCQGGFGCYPEIANSALSTLSWTVPATPPAELRLQLTYTGGSDPAARGYLDYVELNTRRQLRFSGNSLEFRSLENISSTAVSQFELSNATAATAVWDVTNPRRPAAVALSNGAFLARTDTVREFVAFAPAGSGFLTPRLFGRVANQNLHALNLDGKLDLLIVAHPTFAAQAERLAAHRRTHDGLVAQVVTTTQAYNEFSSGGQDVTAIRDLMRMVYERAPTNKQLYLLLFGDASYDYKSDPANDPAQLPAWWKDRQPANADRIAQNYVPVYESEESFDRILNSRPGGRGITYSSDDYFGLLDEDEGAWLPNTNNELLDVGVGRLPVRTPVGQPRNDDMARLVVDKLIAYDSPTSYGKWRNRLTFVTDDGDGNLFTLSGAEPLANPIDTRQPAYNVHKVYLDMFPQVALAAGQRSPVAERAIDEAIEQGSLLTTYIGHGGPKSWADEQILTEASVRRLQNRNRLTFMFTGTCDFSTYDNPEFTSAGEQALTDTDGGAIGLFTTTRVVYANTNQVLATEFMREVLQRRPNGSLPRLGDVVVASKNAAVAGDNNRNFALLGDPSMRLAYPAQQVVLTELNGQPVSATRPDTLKALQQVTLVGEVQQNGRRLSSFTGTAQVTVFEKKSEVVTLGDDPSDGPQRISVRENALYDGQATVRNGQFRLSFVVPKDINYSVGLGKISLYASDASTRLDAHGAQLVPVGDAAKQARLDTVPPRIRLFMDNESFVFGGLTGTSSTLLARLRDESGINTAGTGIGHDLTATLDNDPSKVVVLNDFYTAEVDSFQAGRVRYLFKDLTPGPHVLRLKAWDTHNNSAERNLEFIAASNEKLALQHVLNYPNPFSRATTFHFDHNRAGEDLEIRVQIFTVSGKLVRTLEATALSSGSHLASLTWDGRDEYQDQLARGVYVYRVSVRSSRDNSTASKFEKLVLIN